A single window of Electrophorus electricus isolate fEleEle1 chromosome 16, fEleEle1.pri, whole genome shotgun sequence DNA harbors:
- the emp1 gene encoding epithelial membrane protein 1 isoform X2 has translation MLKALSGICFLHLTTIFFLFWATIDDAWWFTRSMYTDLWGRWVMEENDDVWVYMDIPTSYRKDYLQAVQGFAVLACIFAVLSLCVFIFQLFTLGKGQRFTMSGVVQLLSCFCIMVALSVYTDHFHRKENGWYGWSYIMAWIGWLLALLTGGIYIILRKRVD, from the exons ATGTTGAAGGCTTTGTCTGGAATTTGTTTCCTTCATCTCACTACCATCTTCTTCTTATTTTGGGCCACTATTGATGAT GCCTGGTGGTTTACGAGGAGCATGTACACAGACTTGTGGGGGAGATGGGTGATGGAGGAAAACGATGATGTCTGGGTATACATGGACATACCAACATCATATCGGAAAG ATTACCTTCAGGCAGTGCAGGGCTTTGCAGTGTTGGCTTGCATCTTTGCTGtcctctcgctgtgtgtgttcatattccAACTCTTTACGTTGGGAAAAGGACAGAGGTTTACCATGTCTGGAGTCGTGCAGCTCCTGTCGT GTTTCTGCATCATGGTGGCCCTGTCGGTCTACACAGACCATTTCCACAGAAAGGAGAATGGCTGGTATGGCTGGTCTTACATCATGGCCTGGATTGGATGGCTGTTGGCTCTGCTCACGGGAGGCATCTACATAATTCTGCGAAAGAGAGTTGATTAA
- the emp1 gene encoding epithelial membrane protein 1 isoform X1: MGGVFIAANRAGGGEDRAGEVRRYEHLPRCGSTNPQNKKLIQCLNIAGQKFHLVFTSSSKSMLKALSGICFLHLTTIFFLFWATIDDAWWFTRSMYTDLWGRWVMEENDDVWVYMDIPTSYRKDYLQAVQGFAVLACIFAVLSLCVFIFQLFTLGKGQRFTMSGVVQLLSCFCIMVALSVYTDHFHRKENGWYGWSYIMAWIGWLLALLTGGIYIILRKRVD; encoded by the exons ATGGGTGGGGTTTTCATTGCAGCAAACCGTGCGGGAGGGGGTGAAGACCGAGCGGGGGAGGTGCGGAGATACGAGCATCTGCCTAGGTGTGGATCAACAAATCCTCAAAACAAGAAATTAATTCAGTGCTTAAATATCGCAG GTCAAAAATTCCACCTTGTCTTCACCTCAAGCTCCAAGAGTATGTTGAAGGCTTTGTCTGGAATTTGTTTCCTTCATCTCACTACCATCTTCTTCTTATTTTGGGCCACTATTGATGAT GCCTGGTGGTTTACGAGGAGCATGTACACAGACTTGTGGGGGAGATGGGTGATGGAGGAAAACGATGATGTCTGGGTATACATGGACATACCAACATCATATCGGAAAG ATTACCTTCAGGCAGTGCAGGGCTTTGCAGTGTTGGCTTGCATCTTTGCTGtcctctcgctgtgtgtgttcatattccAACTCTTTACGTTGGGAAAAGGACAGAGGTTTACCATGTCTGGAGTCGTGCAGCTCCTGTCGT GTTTCTGCATCATGGTGGCCCTGTCGGTCTACACAGACCATTTCCACAGAAAGGAGAATGGCTGGTATGGCTGGTCTTACATCATGGCCTGGATTGGATGGCTGTTGGCTCTGCTCACGGGAGGCATCTACATAATTCTGCGAAAGAGAGTTGATTAA